The Edaphobacter sp. 12200R-103 genome contains a region encoding:
- a CDS encoding Gfo/Idh/MocA family protein gives MKNLRILATLCALIAPLPSFAQSKPANTPIKVVIVGLVHGHVKGFLHALPNNPAAQLVGIVEPNTALAHQYATEYHLDQSLFSTDLEKTLTSKHPDAVLVYTTIQDHRRVIEAAARHNISSMVEKPLTTTMEDALAIRRAAREHHVNVLVNYETTWYRSNTEAIHEADAGKLGTLRRIVVHDGHEGPKEIGVGPEWLPWLTDPVQNGAGALFDFGCYGADLSTVLMHGKAPASVTAVTQTDKPNIYPKVDDEATVILHYPGAQTVLMPSWNWPFARKDMEVYGATGYLITVGPDGVRTRYKGEKTESQKSAPMLPAEQRDSLAYLAAVLHGQIKPTGDLSSLDTNMIVMQILDAARTSAKTGRTVELKSLPQ, from the coding sequence ATGAAAAATCTCCGCATCCTTGCAACTCTCTGCGCCCTGATCGCTCCCCTTCCGTCCTTCGCACAATCAAAGCCGGCGAACACCCCTATAAAGGTAGTGATCGTGGGTCTTGTTCACGGGCACGTCAAAGGCTTTCTGCACGCCTTGCCGAACAATCCTGCTGCACAGCTCGTCGGTATTGTTGAGCCGAACACCGCCCTGGCGCATCAATACGCCACCGAGTATCACCTCGACCAGTCTCTCTTCTCCACCGATCTTGAGAAGACCCTGACATCGAAACATCCTGATGCTGTGCTCGTCTACACCACCATTCAGGACCATCGGCGCGTGATCGAGGCAGCAGCACGCCACAACATCAGCTCCATGGTCGAAAAGCCGCTCACCACCACCATGGAGGACGCGCTCGCTATTCGCCGCGCTGCACGGGAGCACCACGTCAACGTGCTGGTGAACTACGAGACCACCTGGTACCGCTCCAATACCGAAGCGATTCATGAGGCGGATGCCGGGAAGTTGGGAACGTTGCGCAGAATCGTCGTTCACGATGGTCATGAAGGGCCCAAGGAGATTGGGGTCGGGCCGGAGTGGCTGCCCTGGCTCACCGATCCGGTCCAGAACGGCGCTGGAGCTCTCTTTGACTTCGGCTGCTACGGCGCAGATCTCTCGACCGTTCTGATGCATGGCAAAGCTCCGGCCTCGGTCACGGCAGTGACCCAGACCGACAAGCCCAATATCTACCCCAAAGTCGATGATGAGGCGACCGTCATCCTGCATTACCCCGGCGCGCAAACCGTCCTGATGCCCTCGTGGAACTGGCCGTTCGCGCGGAAGGACATGGAGGTCTACGGAGCTACCGGCTACCTGATCACTGTCGGCCCGGATGGAGTTCGCACCCGTTATAAGGGAGAAAAGACAGAATCTCAGAAGAGCGCCCCCATGCTGCCTGCAGAACAGCGGGACTCGCTGGCTTATCTCGCAGCTGTCCTGCATGGGCAGATCAAACCCACGGGCGATCTCTCCTCGCTCGACACCAACATGATCGTCATGCAGATTCTCGACGCCGCACGGACGTCTGCAAAAACCGGGCGGACGGTCGAGCTCAAGTCGCTTCCGCAATAA
- a CDS encoding purine-nucleoside phosphorylase, producing MTQTNNQSVTDDLHARALAAAAYIRSVAQHQPRLGLVLGSGLGDFADHVQKAVAIPYSEIPNFPVSTVPGHSGRLVVGEIEGVPVVVMQGRVHAYEGYSMSEVTFPTRVLGLLGVKQLIVTNAAGGINPDYGQGAIVAISDHINFTGRNSVAGPNEPRFGPRFFDMTHAYSPDLRRLARKEAATQGWKLEEGVYIAVFGPSYETPAEIRAFRTLGADLVGMSTVHEVIVARHMGIDVLGLSVVTNMAAGVLDQPINHEEVMETGRRIAGQFTSLLTALIPQLANNTSAC from the coding sequence ATGACCCAGACGAACAACCAGTCTGTGACAGACGATCTTCACGCGCGAGCACTGGCAGCCGCCGCCTACATTCGCTCTGTCGCGCAACATCAGCCGCGGCTCGGACTTGTTCTGGGCTCAGGCCTCGGCGACTTTGCCGACCATGTCCAGAAGGCTGTAGCAATCCCTTACTCCGAGATTCCCAACTTCCCGGTCTCCACGGTTCCGGGCCACTCAGGCCGGCTGGTGGTGGGAGAAATCGAAGGCGTTCCCGTCGTCGTCATGCAGGGCCGCGTTCATGCATACGAGGGCTACTCCATGTCGGAGGTTACCTTTCCCACTCGCGTGCTCGGACTGCTGGGAGTCAAACAGCTGATCGTCACCAATGCCGCTGGAGGCATCAACCCTGACTACGGCCAGGGCGCCATCGTGGCTATCTCCGATCACATCAACTTCACCGGCAGGAACTCCGTCGCCGGTCCGAACGAGCCCCGCTTCGGACCACGCTTCTTCGATATGACTCACGCCTACTCACCGGATCTGCGAAGGCTTGCCCGCAAAGAGGCAGCTACGCAGGGATGGAAGCTCGAAGAAGGCGTCTACATCGCAGTATTCGGCCCCAGCTATGAAACGCCCGCCGAAATACGCGCCTTTCGCACGCTGGGAGCAGACCTGGTCGGCATGTCGACCGTCCATGAGGTCATCGTGGCCCGACACATGGGAATCGATGTCCTCGGCCTCTCGGTCGTTACCAATATGGCCGCCGGCGTCCTCGATCAACCCATTAACCACGAAGAGGTGATGGAGACAGGCCGCCGCATCGCGGGACAGTTCACGAGCCTTCTCACCGCACTGATTCCGCAGCTTGCGAACAACACCTCAGCCTGCTGA
- the udk gene encoding uridine kinase: MQDRPAQQLLLPQRPLVLGLGGCSGSGKTTLARELTTQLAATLLPLDFYYRCLSRLPPEERALQNFDHPDSLEHALLVEHVESLAGGKLIERPIYDFTTHTRVRDRTETVTPTAVLIVEGILALHYPQLRALYDFSIYVNAPNQICLNRRIYRDMRERGRTEESVRAQFEATAKPMADLYVIPSAQHASITVEGTDALDWSVEQVLQSLHQLRLLHSFHRSGSQS; this comes from the coding sequence TTGCAAGATCGTCCCGCCCAGCAGCTTCTGCTTCCACAGCGCCCTCTCGTCCTGGGACTGGGAGGCTGTTCCGGATCCGGGAAGACGACGCTCGCCCGTGAGCTGACAACACAGCTCGCCGCCACGCTGCTGCCGCTGGATTTTTACTATCGCTGCCTGAGTCGTCTTCCTCCGGAAGAACGTGCGCTGCAAAACTTCGATCATCCGGACTCGCTTGAGCACGCTCTTCTGGTCGAACACGTTGAGTCGCTGGCAGGCGGCAAACTTATCGAGCGGCCCATCTACGACTTCACTACCCATACCCGCGTTCGCGACCGCACCGAGACGGTCACGCCTACAGCGGTTCTGATCGTCGAAGGCATCCTGGCGTTGCACTATCCGCAGCTGCGCGCGCTGTACGACTTCAGCATCTACGTCAATGCACCCAACCAGATCTGCCTGAACCGCCGCATCTACCGCGACATGCGCGAGCGGGGACGCACCGAAGAGAGCGTGCGGGCGCAGTTCGAGGCCACGGCAAAACCCATGGCCGATCTCTACGTCATCCCGTCAGCGCAGCACGCCAGCATCACGGTCGAAGGCACCGATGCCCTGGACTGGTCGGTCGAGCAGGTCCTGCAGAGCCTCCACCAACTCAGGCTCCTCCACTCGTTCCACCGCTCCGGCTCCCAAAGCTAA
- a CDS encoding GNAT family N-acetyltransferase, whose amino-acid sequence MVSVKESPSFVAPQVLEIIPEPLLRKELYLEAGRYVARLAKSESDRLAAYRLRFLVFNLEMNEGLESSFGDGYDRDRYDDVCDHLLVEERATGAIVGTYRLQRGDVAGRNFGYYSEQEFSFAPYEGMRHQVVELGRACIHRDHRSSEVLNLLWRGIARYALAGGGRYMVGCCSLNSTDPHMGRAVYASLRDFLVEPALRTLPTPAFTMPEVADDACLERAPKLLRAYLAIGARICGEPAIDREFRTIDFLTLLDLQTLHPRVAARFLEGC is encoded by the coding sequence ATGGTCAGTGTCAAAGAGTCACCCTCTTTTGTTGCACCTCAGGTTCTGGAGATTATTCCTGAGCCTCTTCTCCGAAAAGAGCTTTACCTTGAGGCTGGCCGCTACGTTGCCCGGCTGGCAAAGAGCGAGAGCGATCGCCTGGCAGCGTATCGGCTGCGCTTCCTGGTCTTCAACCTGGAGATGAACGAGGGACTGGAGTCGTCCTTTGGCGACGGCTACGACAGAGATCGCTATGACGATGTCTGCGATCATCTGCTGGTGGAAGAGCGCGCCACCGGAGCCATCGTAGGAACGTATCGCCTGCAGAGAGGCGATGTGGCGGGACGCAACTTCGGATACTACAGCGAGCAGGAGTTCTCCTTTGCCCCTTACGAGGGGATGCGTCACCAGGTCGTGGAACTGGGGCGTGCCTGCATCCACCGCGATCACCGTTCGTCCGAGGTGCTCAACCTGCTGTGGCGGGGGATCGCACGTTATGCGCTCGCCGGCGGTGGCCGGTATATGGTCGGGTGCTGTTCCCTGAACTCCACTGATCCCCACATGGGAAGGGCAGTGTATGCGTCTTTGCGGGACTTCCTGGTTGAGCCTGCTCTACGAACGTTGCCTACGCCTGCCTTCACGATGCCGGAGGTCGCAGACGACGCCTGCTTGGAGCGCGCTCCAAAGCTCCTGCGCGCTTATCTTGCGATCGGCGCCAGAATCTGTGGAGAACCTGCCATTGACCGCGAATTCCGGACCATCGATTTTTTGACACTGCTCGATCTGCAGACCCTGCACCCACGTGTAGCGGCGAGATTCCTGGAGGGCTGCTGA
- a CDS encoding 1-acyl-sn-glycerol-3-phosphate acyltransferase, with amino-acid sequence MSVFRSVARSIRLAGYFLKYGMELLVRRPKTREGRADWLHRFAAAALHGLGIEITVSGNFPERGAVISNHLSYLDIVVYAALHPCVFVSKAEVTSYPVLGWMTKMAGTVFVARGHGGSALKAREGMQAAFRADLPVVFFPEGTTTNGEGMLKFHSGLLAQVRAVGAEVTAAHICYSLGEGNGTATVSDDICYWGDVVLVPHIFRLLGLRGIHAELEFAEAPIVFSTKPEERKRAAQEAWVAVAELSRIQSGSEPVHHF; translated from the coding sequence GTGAGTGTGTTTCGATCGGTAGCACGAAGCATCCGGCTGGCTGGTTACTTCTTGAAATACGGTATGGAGCTGCTGGTTCGGCGGCCGAAGACACGCGAGGGCCGCGCTGACTGGCTGCATCGGTTCGCGGCCGCTGCACTGCATGGACTCGGCATCGAGATTACGGTCTCCGGCAACTTTCCTGAACGCGGCGCCGTCATCTCAAATCACCTCAGCTATCTGGACATCGTCGTCTATGCGGCGCTGCACCCCTGTGTCTTTGTCTCAAAGGCGGAGGTGACAAGCTATCCCGTCCTGGGGTGGATGACGAAGATGGCCGGGACGGTCTTTGTCGCGCGCGGCCACGGCGGTTCAGCCCTGAAGGCCCGAGAAGGAATGCAGGCAGCCTTCCGGGCCGACTTGCCGGTCGTCTTCTTTCCCGAAGGAACAACAACAAACGGCGAGGGTATGCTGAAGTTTCACAGCGGCCTGCTCGCCCAGGTACGCGCCGTAGGAGCCGAGGTCACGGCGGCCCATATCTGCTACAGCCTGGGCGAAGGCAACGGTACGGCGACCGTCAGCGACGACATCTGCTACTGGGGTGACGTTGTTCTGGTCCCTCACATCTTCCGGCTGCTGGGATTGCGCGGCATTCACGCCGAGCTGGAATTTGCAGAAGCGCCCATTGTCTTTTCAACGAAGCCGGAGGAGCGTAAGCGGGCTGCCCAGGAGGCCTGGGTGGCCGTGGCTGAGCTTTCCCGTATCCAGAGCGGTTCCGAACCGGTGCACCATTTCTGA
- a CDS encoding DUF2062 domain-containing protein encodes MESNPISLKQGNGDRNSCQSSTVSSLQSEGFLYRRIALPILALLRRGASPRRLAWSIALGLLVGINPVLGSTTVLCLGLAMLLRLNVAVSQLVNHIIYPFQLLLLLPFLQLGTDVFHAEPLPFSARMLLQMARKDPLEFVRKIWRWELHAFLVWIALAVVLIPLIGVALTPLLRRVSTRMQRRNDPADLPT; translated from the coding sequence GTGGAGAGTAACCCAATCAGCCTCAAGCAAGGCAATGGAGATCGTAACTCCTGCCAGTCTTCCACCGTTTCATCGCTGCAAAGCGAGGGATTTCTCTATCGCCGGATCGCGCTTCCGATCCTCGCCCTTCTGCGGCGCGGCGCCTCGCCCCGGCGGCTTGCATGGAGCATCGCCCTGGGCCTGCTGGTCGGCATCAATCCCGTGCTCGGCTCGACGACCGTTCTCTGCCTGGGACTCGCCATGCTGCTGCGCCTCAACGTCGCGGTCTCTCAGCTGGTCAACCACATCATCTATCCGTTCCAGCTGCTTCTGCTTCTTCCCTTCCTTCAGCTGGGCACCGATGTCTTCCACGCAGAACCCCTGCCATTCTCTGCCCGCATGCTGCTCCAGATGGCTCGCAAGGATCCCCTGGAGTTTGTACGCAAGATCTGGCGATGGGAGCTGCACGCCTTTCTGGTCTGGATCGCCCTGGCCGTCGTGCTGATTCCACTCATCGGAGTCGCACTGACGCCGCTGTTGCGAAGGGTCTCAACCCGCATGCAGCGCCGCAACGATCCTGCCGATCTTCCCACCTAG
- a CDS encoding S1/P1 nuclease, producing MPRFARALRFAVAAALVPWFSVPPSFAWGGDGHRMVNRLAATYLPKDVSAFLRNGNALDTMEYLGPEPDRWRNRAEAELNAAQAPEHFIDLEYADLLGDLPRNRYDYVRALTKAQASHPDIQMTPEKIGLQPYVTEEVWQRLKAGMREYRHLLAAGEDTKPAETAILYYAAWLGHYVADGSQPMHVSIQYNGWVGPNPNGYTTEHKIHSLFESTYVSGNIKPGDVTPLVAASQPKLLGDEWTDYLGYLRHTATLVEKTYQLEKEGGFTGAGTPEGKAFTEERLAAGAIELRDMIYTAWVRSSDPVEEFHGGN from the coding sequence ATGCCTCGTTTTGCTCGTGCGCTTCGTTTTGCAGTGGCCGCGGCCCTCGTGCCCTGGTTCTCGGTTCCGCCTTCATTTGCCTGGGGAGGCGACGGTCACCGGATGGTCAATCGGCTGGCTGCCACGTACCTTCCGAAGGACGTGTCGGCATTCCTGCGTAATGGAAACGCTCTGGACACGATGGAGTACCTGGGACCGGAGCCGGACCGCTGGCGTAATCGCGCCGAGGCTGAGTTGAATGCGGCGCAGGCTCCGGAACACTTCATTGATCTCGAGTATGCTGACCTGCTCGGAGACCTGCCACGAAATCGCTATGATTATGTCCGCGCCCTGACGAAAGCCCAGGCTTCCCATCCTGATATCCAGATGACGCCGGAGAAGATTGGCCTGCAGCCCTACGTGACCGAGGAGGTCTGGCAGCGGCTGAAGGCAGGTATGCGCGAGTACCGTCACCTGCTTGCTGCCGGTGAGGACACAAAGCCGGCGGAGACAGCCATTCTTTACTACGCGGCGTGGCTCGGGCATTACGTTGCCGATGGTTCGCAGCCGATGCATGTGTCCATTCAATACAACGGCTGGGTCGGTCCAAATCCGAACGGCTATACGACGGAACACAAGATCCACTCGTTGTTCGAGAGCACCTATGTCTCTGGAAACATCAAACCGGGAGACGTAACTCCGCTGGTCGCTGCTTCGCAGCCGAAGCTCCTTGGCGACGAGTGGACGGATTATCTGGGCTATCTGCGGCACACCGCGACGTTGGTGGAGAAGACCTACCAGCTGGAGAAGGAAGGCGGCTTTACCGGGGCAGGCACTCCAGAGGGGAAGGCCTTTACTGAGGAGAGGCTGGCCGCTGGAGCGATCGAGCTGCGGGATATGATCTACACCGCTTGGGTCCGCAGCAGCGATCCGGTCGAGGAGTTTCACGGCGGCAACTGA
- the pncB gene encoding nicotinate phosphoribosyltransferase, producing the protein MNVNLAERAHNHNWKLDPIVRSLLDTDFYKLLMLQFIWKNFPQVHVTSETTNRTLAVRLADHVPVAALREQMEHVRRLRFRKSELIWLAGNTFYGTRSIFEPTFLEWLEHDFRLSDYEISLHDGQIVLRFSGLWTEVTMWEIYGLALLSEMKTRAALGRLSELELDVLYARAKSRLWDKIEKIRKAPEVRISEFGTRRRHSFLWQEYVVMAMRAGIGESLSGTSNTYLAYKHDLEAMGTNAHELPMALAALANSDEELLQSQYRVLELWQKSYGGELLILLPDTFGTTQFLENAPDWVADWTGQRADSKDPFVAGDEYIAWLMSRGRDARRKRLIASDGLDVDVILSLHDYFKGRIRFSAGWGTLLTNDFRGCHPRGERDLEPISLVCKVVSVEGRPAVKLSDNVNKATGPADEVDRYRRVFGTRESVGTEVLV; encoded by the coding sequence ATGAACGTCAACCTGGCTGAACGTGCTCATAACCATAACTGGAAGCTCGATCCGATCGTCCGCTCCCTGCTGGATACAGATTTCTACAAGCTGCTGATGTTGCAGTTTATCTGGAAGAACTTTCCTCAGGTCCACGTCACGTCGGAGACGACGAACCGGACGCTCGCCGTGCGGCTGGCGGACCATGTCCCGGTGGCGGCTCTGCGTGAGCAGATGGAGCATGTCCGCAGGCTTCGTTTCCGTAAGAGCGAGCTGATATGGCTGGCAGGAAATACCTTCTACGGAACTCGAAGCATCTTTGAACCTACCTTTCTGGAGTGGCTGGAACATGACTTTCGCCTCTCGGATTATGAGATCTCCCTACACGATGGACAGATTGTGCTGCGCTTCTCCGGGCTGTGGACCGAGGTCACAATGTGGGAGATCTATGGCCTGGCCCTGCTGAGTGAGATGAAGACGAGGGCAGCTCTAGGTAGGCTCAGCGAACTAGAATTGGATGTGCTGTATGCGCGGGCCAAGTCACGCCTTTGGGACAAGATCGAAAAGATTCGCAAGGCTCCCGAGGTGCGTATCTCTGAGTTCGGAACGCGTCGCCGGCACTCCTTTCTGTGGCAGGAGTACGTGGTGATGGCGATGAGGGCAGGCATCGGTGAGAGTCTCTCGGGGACCTCGAACACCTATCTGGCCTACAAACATGACCTGGAGGCGATGGGGACCAACGCGCATGAGCTTCCCATGGCCCTCGCAGCGTTGGCGAACTCCGACGAGGAGTTGTTGCAGTCGCAATATCGTGTCCTGGAGCTGTGGCAGAAGAGTTACGGAGGGGAACTGCTGATTCTGCTGCCCGATACTTTCGGCACGACGCAGTTTCTTGAGAATGCGCCTGACTGGGTGGCGGACTGGACAGGTCAGCGGGCCGACTCCAAGGACCCCTTCGTCGCGGGAGACGAGTACATCGCTTGGCTAATGAGCCGGGGCCGCGACGCCAGGCGCAAGCGACTGATTGCCTCGGATGGTCTGGATGTAGACGTCATCCTGTCCCTGCACGACTACTTCAAAGGGCGAATCCGCTTCAGCGCGGGTTGGGGAACGCTGCTGACGAACGACTTTCGCGGCTGTCATCCTCGTGGGGAGCGCGACCTTGAGCCGATCAGCCTGGTCTGCAAGGTAGTTTCCGTGGAGGGAAGGCCGGCGGTCAAGCTGAGCGACAACGTGAATAAAGCTACCGGGCCAGCCGATGAGGTCGACCGCTATCGGCGGGTCTTCGGCACCAGGGAAAGCGTCGGAACAGAGGTGCTGGTTTAG